AAGGGTGGCTTCGGGCCTATAGCTCAGTTGGTTAGAGCGCATCCCTGATAAGGATGAGGTCGATGGTTCGAGTCCATCTAGGCCCACGAGTGACACAGAGGAGGACAACATGAAGAAGTTCTTACTCGCCGTGATTGCGGTTGTTACAGGTTACGCGGTGATTCTTGAGGTTCAGAAGAACTCACAG
The DNA window shown above is from Changpingibacter yushuensis and carries:
- a CDS encoding DLW-39 family protein, with the protein product MKKFLLAVIAVVTGYAVILEVQKNSQDRAIWHKVTDPIA